Proteins from one Rubripirellula tenax genomic window:
- a CDS encoding STAS domain-containing protein: protein MAAITTQNANEILVVGFTDSKILDSQRIELVGRELQEVVPQAIHKKMLLNFRGVSFMSSAMITKLVMLNKGCKAQGVNLKFCDVSPNVMEVFKITKLNKLFDIQEGEEKALASFDKKGWFG, encoded by the coding sequence ATGGCTGCCATTACTACTCAGAATGCCAACGAAATCCTGGTCGTCGGATTCACCGACAGCAAGATTCTTGATAGTCAGCGAATCGAACTGGTCGGTCGCGAACTGCAAGAAGTGGTGCCGCAGGCGATCCACAAGAAAATGCTTCTGAACTTCCGCGGCGTCTCATTTATGTCGTCCGCCATGATCACCAAGTTGGTGATGTTGAACAAAGGATGCAAGGCTCAGGGCGTCAACTTGAAGTTCTGCGACGTGTCGCCCAACGTGATGGAAGTCTTCAAAATCACGAAACTGAACAAGCTGTTCGACATCCAAGAGGGCGAAGAGAAGGCCCTGGCAAGCTTCGACAAAAAAGGTTGGTTCGGCTAA
- a CDS encoding sensor histidine kinase: protein MAANLPCEDDSERRIIGEIIEADRASIGNEIHDALAPYLFAASANLGRLQSDLKAIGSSAEVDQALARASQASELLDAAMKASRTLLTVAYPPELVGSLWTRAVRDTVQRLDLDSAAVFDWQLADSVNDISKPAAVACYRIVIEAIRNAIRHGKASRVAVVGQTIEDSNFVTITDDGRGFESTEVPAGHFGIKSMCGRATWIGGHVLVESKVGGPTVVRLEFPSSAT from the coding sequence ATGGCCGCCAACTTGCCTTGTGAAGATGATTCGGAACGCCGAATCATTGGCGAAATCATCGAAGCCGATCGCGCGAGCATCGGGAACGAAATCCACGACGCGCTGGCGCCTTACTTGTTTGCCGCGTCGGCCAACTTGGGTCGGCTACAGTCCGACCTCAAGGCGATCGGCTCAAGTGCCGAAGTCGATCAAGCGTTGGCACGTGCGTCGCAAGCGTCTGAATTATTGGACGCTGCAATGAAGGCAAGCCGCACGTTGTTGACCGTTGCCTATCCGCCCGAATTGGTCGGATCGCTTTGGACCCGCGCTGTCCGCGATACGGTCCAACGCCTAGACCTCGATTCGGCCGCTGTTTTTGATTGGCAATTGGCGGATAGCGTGAACGACATCTCAAAGCCGGCCGCTGTCGCGTGTTACCGAATCGTCATCGAAGCGATTCGAAATGCAATCCGACACGGAAAGGCGAGTCGGGTCGCGGTGGTCGGCCAGACAATCGAGGATAGCAATTTCGTAACGATCACCGACGATGGGCGGGGCTTCGAATCGACGGAAGTTCCGGCTGGTCACTTCGGCATCAAGTCGATGTGTGGTCGAGCGACATGGATCGGTGGCCACGTATTGGTCGAATCCAAAGTGGGAGGCCCCACGGTCGTCCGGCTCGAATTTCCCAGCAGCGCCACCTAG
- a CDS encoding DUF4175 domain-containing protein: MLSNDASGVAGEVVFYALLFLIGVFGLSLTLISRFMPMSVAGVRYEAFSTSLSTWVFGILSLASLLTGGGGLIFRLMRIGASSERRSNFFSRTKAFEKGAIELIGPANDDLARLPSVPRVRTLTDSPGERLTYRLGVQTAESGITGPAVLALLWNSVWFVLLAVALSGFWYGRPRWILATLLIPFAVIGVWAFRFFLSQLRQHAGVGPTIVEISHHPLAPGDSCEIYVSQMGRLNLKRLTVQLTCEEETFYRQGTDVRVDRHESFTQVLFQDRNVRVDPMTPWEQQLTVELPSSVMHSFVGTHNAIRWKVVVLGESRPWPSFCRSFPVVVHPPGLPPKRSPR, translated from the coding sequence ATGTTGAGCAACGACGCCAGTGGTGTCGCGGGCGAAGTCGTTTTCTATGCACTGTTGTTTCTGATCGGTGTCTTCGGATTGTCGTTGACGCTGATCAGCCGGTTCATGCCGATGAGTGTAGCCGGTGTCCGATACGAAGCGTTCTCGACAAGCTTGAGTACGTGGGTCTTCGGTATCCTGTCGCTCGCATCGCTGCTTACCGGCGGCGGCGGCTTGATCTTTCGATTGATGCGGATCGGCGCCAGCAGCGAGCGTCGCAGCAATTTCTTTTCTCGGACGAAGGCGTTTGAAAAGGGTGCGATCGAACTGATCGGGCCTGCCAACGACGATCTGGCGAGACTGCCGAGTGTGCCGCGAGTTCGCACATTGACCGACAGTCCCGGTGAGCGATTGACGTATCGATTGGGTGTCCAGACGGCCGAGTCGGGCATCACCGGACCGGCGGTGTTGGCGCTGCTTTGGAACTCAGTCTGGTTCGTCCTGTTGGCCGTTGCATTATCGGGATTCTGGTACGGTCGGCCACGTTGGATCTTGGCGACACTGCTGATTCCGTTCGCAGTGATCGGGGTCTGGGCGTTCCGGTTTTTCTTGTCCCAGCTTCGCCAGCATGCCGGCGTCGGCCCTACGATCGTTGAAATCAGTCACCATCCGCTGGCCCCTGGCGACTCCTGCGAAATCTATGTGTCCCAGATGGGTCGGCTCAATCTGAAAAGGCTGACTGTCCAATTGACGTGCGAGGAAGAAACGTTTTATCGCCAGGGAACCGACGTTCGTGTCGATCGGCATGAATCTTTTACTCAAGTTCTGTTCCAAGATCGCAATGTACGCGTTGACCCAATGACCCCTTGGGAGCAACAATTAACCGTTGAGCTGCCCTCCAGCGTGATGCATTCGTTCGTGGGCACTCATAATGCAATCCGCTGGAAAGTTGTTGTTCTTGGAGAGTCGCGTCCGTGGCCATCGTTCTGCCGAAGTTTCCCCGTCGTCGTCCACCCGCCCGGGTTGCCGCCGAAGCGCAGCCCGCGTTGA
- a CDS encoding type II CAAX endopeptidase family protein — MDLTPQPDTVVRPPLRRRWWTPLAVAGTSWMVFMIVSFVMAVLGVWVVFGELTLEMFRSVETITEVSRSRLGFFIVVVLPQLALVVPSIAAALLSPVETRRRLGLVVGHWPVWAWIASALATPLVGLVSSVVVGSFMEESEGLKEMSQIFRDHGESGFLIPLALMIGVTPAFCEELLFRGYIQTRLVNSFHPVIGIFVASFLFAAFHMDPVHVVAVFPMGLFLGFVSWRSGSLFPAMLGHFVNNFISVVLVVFAPEDETDVLAAPAIAITLSILAVGILSVSATAVAASMYGPPLAEPDSDAVPTDESGLPQPDDFVMARLVNPDSVSDSPYVPPFPTSD, encoded by the coding sequence ATGGATTTGACACCCCAACCCGACACGGTCGTTCGCCCGCCGCTGCGGCGCCGATGGTGGACGCCGTTGGCCGTCGCGGGGACGTCGTGGATGGTCTTCATGATTGTCAGTTTTGTGATGGCGGTCTTGGGCGTTTGGGTTGTGTTCGGCGAACTGACTTTGGAAATGTTCCGCTCGGTCGAGACGATCACCGAAGTCTCGCGATCGCGGCTGGGTTTCTTTATTGTCGTGGTGTTGCCCCAATTGGCGCTGGTGGTGCCGTCGATCGCGGCTGCGTTGCTCTCGCCGGTGGAAACACGTCGACGTCTCGGCTTGGTGGTCGGACATTGGCCCGTGTGGGCCTGGATCGCTTCGGCTTTGGCAACGCCGCTGGTCGGGTTGGTGTCCAGCGTCGTCGTCGGAAGCTTCATGGAAGAGAGCGAAGGCTTGAAAGAGATGTCACAGATCTTTCGCGACCACGGCGAAAGCGGTTTTCTTATTCCCCTGGCCTTGATGATTGGCGTGACACCCGCGTTTTGCGAAGAGCTGTTGTTTCGCGGCTATATCCAAACGCGTTTGGTGAATTCCTTCCATCCCGTGATTGGCATCTTTGTCGCATCGTTCTTGTTTGCGGCGTTCCACATGGATCCGGTTCACGTGGTCGCGGTGTTCCCCATGGGACTTTTCCTTGGGTTTGTTTCCTGGCGAAGTGGATCGCTGTTCCCGGCAATGCTGGGACACTTCGTCAATAATTTTATCAGCGTGGTGCTGGTGGTCTTTGCGCCCGAAGACGAAACCGATGTTTTGGCGGCTCCAGCGATTGCGATCACCCTTTCGATCCTGGCGGTCGGTATCCTATCGGTATCGGCGACGGCAGTGGCGGCGTCGATGTATGGGCCGCCTTTGGCCGAACCCGACTCGGATGCGGTACCAACCGACGAATCGGGTTTGCCACAACCCGATGATTTCGTGATGGCCAGATTGGTCAACCCTGATTCCGTCAGTGACTCGCCGTACGTGCCTCCGTTTCCAACGAGCGACTGA
- a CDS encoding putative sugar nucleotidyl transferase, whose product MQIICFEDDRVDQLRPVAVARPAYAITSASFRLIDWLRRLPGTLSGSVRPYLRLIQSLDHGINDVPESIDDKDGVLLVNARITPTVDHEKVLLQLCKLSHSGVVIDEDGSVLAARMTAADVASLVKDSESPTPQPLVQKLLSKATGLDRLEHRLDAFCWPHEIVASHMKEMNTSMNRRLELGTYTETADGVFVGEGVQIGQYASVDTSAGPIVFEDNVKVGPFCYLSGPVYAGANTRVIEHSALKDGVSLGHTTKIGGEVEASVIEAYTNKQHHGFLGHSYLGSWINLGAGTCNSDLKNTYGKINITYGDRKVATGMQFLGCFIGDYSKTAINTSIFTGKVIGVCSMMYGFVTSNVPSYVNYARLFGQTSLLPADVMINTQKRMFARRKVEQRECDKQLIRDMYDLTSDERSADPDIL is encoded by the coding sequence ATGCAAATCATTTGTTTCGAAGACGACCGCGTGGATCAATTGCGTCCCGTTGCCGTTGCTCGCCCCGCCTACGCAATCACTTCCGCGTCATTTCGTTTGATCGATTGGTTGCGTCGCTTGCCGGGTACGCTGAGCGGTTCGGTACGGCCGTATCTGCGACTGATCCAGTCGCTCGATCACGGCATCAACGACGTCCCCGAATCGATCGACGACAAAGACGGCGTGCTTCTGGTCAACGCTCGGATCACACCGACAGTCGATCACGAAAAAGTGTTGTTGCAGTTGTGCAAATTGTCGCATTCGGGCGTTGTCATCGATGAAGACGGTTCAGTCTTGGCCGCCCGCATGACGGCTGCGGATGTTGCTTCCTTAGTCAAAGATTCCGAATCGCCGACGCCTCAGCCGTTGGTTCAAAAGTTGCTTTCCAAGGCGACCGGACTTGATCGACTCGAACATCGCCTTGATGCGTTTTGTTGGCCGCATGAAATCGTTGCCAGCCATATGAAAGAAATGAACACTTCGATGAACCGCCGATTGGAACTCGGTACCTACACCGAAACCGCCGACGGTGTGTTCGTCGGCGAAGGAGTCCAGATCGGCCAGTACGCGTCGGTCGATACATCGGCCGGCCCGATCGTGTTCGAAGACAATGTGAAAGTCGGCCCGTTTTGTTATCTGTCGGGGCCGGTCTATGCCGGCGCAAATACACGCGTGATCGAGCACTCAGCTCTGAAGGACGGCGTATCGCTTGGTCACACGACGAAAATCGGTGGTGAAGTGGAGGCGTCCGTGATCGAAGCCTATACGAACAAACAACACCACGGATTTTTGGGTCACAGTTACCTCGGCAGTTGGATCAATCTGGGTGCCGGCACGTGCAACAGCGACCTGAAGAATACCTACGGCAAAATCAACATCACCTACGGTGACCGCAAAGTCGCCACGGGAATGCAATTTTTGGGCTGCTTCATAGGCGACTACTCCAAGACTGCGATCAACACCAGCATCTTTACCGGCAAGGTGATCGGCGTGTGCAGCATGATGTACGGATTTGTCACATCGAATGTGCCCAGCTATGTCAACTACGCGCGTCTGTTTGGTCAAACGTCGCTGCTGCCCGCCGACGTGATGATCAATACCCAAAAGCGAATGTTTGCCCGTCGAAAAGTCGAGCAACGTGAATGTGACAAGCAACTGATCCGTGACATGTATGATCTGACGTCCGACGAACGATCAGCCGATCCCGATATTTTGTAA
- a CDS encoding SIR2 family NAD-dependent protein deacylase: MNVLVLTGAGISAESGIPTFRGADGLWEGHSITDVATPEGFERDPKLVHRFYNLRRRRLLEPDIQPNDAHVALADFEAEHRRAGRGDFLIVTQNIDDLHVRAGSQNVLPMHGELLKARCMLTDEVFDWTTDLGVDTPYPTDPGNDRIRGCLRPHVVWFGEMPIGLDAIATAASRADVFLAIGTSGLVYPASGIVGQTDTLCRRIEINLDDTPASPAFDETIRGKATQCVPEVLSRLLRE; encoded by the coding sequence ATGAACGTGCTTGTGCTGACCGGTGCCGGTATATCGGCCGAGTCGGGCATTCCGACGTTTCGCGGTGCGGACGGCTTGTGGGAAGGCCACTCGATTACCGATGTTGCGACGCCCGAAGGATTCGAACGCGATCCGAAATTGGTTCATCGGTTTTACAACCTGCGTCGGCGGCGACTATTGGAACCCGATATTCAGCCCAATGACGCTCACGTCGCGCTTGCGGATTTCGAAGCCGAGCATCGTCGAGCCGGTCGCGGAGACTTTTTGATTGTGACCCAGAACATCGACGACCTTCATGTTCGCGCGGGTAGTCAAAACGTGTTGCCGATGCACGGCGAACTGCTGAAGGCCCGGTGCATGCTGACGGACGAGGTGTTCGATTGGACAACGGATCTTGGCGTCGACACACCTTATCCAACAGACCCCGGCAACGACCGCATTCGTGGTTGTCTGCGACCGCATGTGGTTTGGTTTGGCGAAATGCCGATCGGATTGGATGCGATCGCGACGGCCGCCTCCCGAGCAGACGTGTTCTTAGCGATCGGAACGTCCGGTTTGGTTTACCCCGCGAGTGGAATTGTGGGACAAACCGATACGCTGTGTCGGCGGATCGAAATCAACTTAGATGACACACCTGCATCCCCTGCATTTGATGAAACGATACGCGGTAAGGCGACCCAGTGTGTGCCGGAAGTGTTGAGTCGGTTGCTGCGGGAATAG
- the argC gene encoding N-acetyl-gamma-glutamyl-phosphate reductase, translating into MAKIKVGIAGATGYTALEVARLLMSHPGAEVVAATSRAEDGKSLAEIHPSLAGRCDVPIETLDPKTIADKCDVVMCCLPHGASAETVHALVQHDVRVIDFSADFRLSSLETYEKWYGVKHPWPQRIGNVVYGMPEFFADEIAKADVVANPGCYPTSAIMPLSPLVQAGLIETDDIIIDSKSGVSGAGRSAKVATLYCETNESISAYSVGNHRHGPEIDDLVHRIAGKSIKSLFTPHLTPMDRGILSTIYVRHRGHTAAEMIQCWRDQYANSVFVNAVDHLPATKHVAGTNYVQMTARDCGERTVLVCAIDNLAKGASGAAIQNMNVMFGLPEATGLA; encoded by the coding sequence ATGGCAAAAATTAAAGTGGGTATCGCCGGTGCGACCGGCTACACGGCGTTGGAAGTCGCCCGTTTGTTGATGAGTCATCCGGGCGCCGAAGTCGTTGCTGCAACCAGTCGTGCGGAAGACGGCAAGTCGTTGGCCGAGATTCATCCGTCGCTGGCCGGACGCTGTGATGTGCCGATTGAAACCCTGGATCCGAAAACGATCGCGGATAAGTGCGACGTGGTGATGTGCTGTTTGCCGCACGGAGCGTCGGCCGAAACCGTCCATGCCCTAGTCCAGCACGACGTACGCGTGATCGATTTTAGTGCTGACTTTCGCTTGTCGTCACTCGAAACTTACGAAAAATGGTACGGCGTCAAGCATCCTTGGCCCCAGCGGATTGGCAACGTCGTCTACGGGATGCCCGAGTTTTTTGCTGACGAGATCGCCAAAGCGGACGTCGTCGCCAATCCTGGTTGCTATCCCACATCGGCGATCATGCCTCTGTCGCCACTGGTCCAAGCCGGCTTGATCGAAACCGATGACATCATCATCGATTCCAAAAGTGGTGTCAGCGGCGCGGGACGAAGCGCAAAAGTGGCAACACTGTACTGTGAAACGAACGAATCAATTTCGGCGTACTCGGTCGGCAATCACCGACACGGTCCCGAGATCGATGATTTGGTTCATCGCATCGCCGGCAAGTCAATCAAGTCGTTATTCACGCCGCACTTGACGCCAATGGACCGAGGTATCTTGTCGACGATCTATGTGCGTCATCGAGGGCATACGGCGGCGGAAATGATTCAGTGCTGGCGAGATCAGTACGCAAATAGCGTCTTCGTTAACGCGGTGGATCACTTGCCCGCAACCAAGCACGTTGCCGGAACGAACTATGTTCAGATGACGGCCCGCGACTGCGGTGAACGCACCGTCCTGGTGTGCGCGATCGATAACTTGGCCAAGGGCGCCAGCGGCGCCGCGATTCAAAACATGAACGTGATGTTCGGCCTGCCCGAGGCGACGGGGCTAGCCTGA
- a CDS encoding ATP-binding protein, translating to MFRSNPFCTRFVRPGALAYRFDCGSKDGVKSDVRADNTDEDAFDSIVRYLKSSRVGLIVGPHGSGKSTLLASLDDRCVVDFPKVIRVQLCAGEHPRRFADRWANWQQRRADARTVFVAQSRLMKRGLLVIDGAEMLSRWSWSQLLNQSRRRDQTVLATSHCPLPGCVVLYRTGNSPELIRSLTGDLVAGASKEVADLVIGKLDAYPLTKMTNVRDLWFELYDDVQPLLK from the coding sequence ATGTTTCGTTCAAATCCTTTTTGCACACGCTTTGTTCGCCCCGGCGCATTGGCGTATCGGTTCGACTGCGGCAGCAAGGATGGCGTCAAAAGTGACGTTCGCGCGGACAACACCGATGAAGACGCTTTCGATTCCATCGTGCGTTACTTGAAGTCATCGCGGGTCGGTTTGATCGTCGGACCACACGGAAGCGGCAAGAGTACGCTGCTGGCCTCGCTTGATGATCGATGCGTCGTGGACTTCCCGAAAGTGATTCGGGTGCAACTTTGTGCCGGCGAACACCCAAGACGTTTCGCCGATCGGTGGGCTAATTGGCAACAGCGCCGGGCGGATGCTCGGACCGTGTTCGTCGCCCAATCACGCTTGATGAAACGAGGTCTTCTTGTCATCGATGGAGCAGAGATGCTGAGCCGTTGGTCTTGGTCGCAGTTGCTGAATCAGTCGCGTAGGCGAGATCAAACGGTCCTGGCCACCAGCCACTGCCCGCTACCCGGTTGCGTCGTTCTGTACCGGACCGGCAATTCGCCCGAGTTGATTCGGTCGCTGACCGGCGACTTGGTGGCGGGAGCGTCGAAGGAAGTCGCTGATTTGGTGATTGGAAAACTGGACGCGTATCCATTGACTAAGATGACAAATGTTCGCGACCTGTGGTTTGAACTGTACGATGACGTACAACCGCTATTAAAGTGA
- a CDS encoding FAD:protein FMN transferase, translated as MKPDPNDTSGPDPQPPKVENTPKSDVDGGMITHVTHRAMATDFVVMLPEHAADAVEVVVVALEMLDSIEESLTIYQAGSEISRLNRDGAAGPVKLSQSTFELLEKSILWSRRTNGAFDVTAGPLVEAWGFTRRAGSKPTGEEIETALRRVGYANILLDAEARTARFAVPGMAINLGAIGKGDALDRLAAHLKKSGVMDFLIHGGNSSLIGAGNQSLGNPRGWAVGLAHPTKPQRRLGGIWLKDQSLATSGSGKQFFHHQGRRYGHVIDPRTGYPAGNLMSLTVLMPSAADADAAATGLFVAGSEWIRNRVDDEDDNDIEADSLDECESDQDWTRSPMILAAQGIRQDEVDVETMGTIDWIDPPKSMSASSPRLEQRKG; from the coding sequence ATGAAACCTGACCCGAACGACACGTCTGGCCCCGATCCGCAGCCGCCGAAAGTCGAAAACACTCCCAAATCCGACGTGGATGGTGGAATGATCACGCACGTCACTCACCGTGCCATGGCGACGGATTTTGTCGTGATGTTGCCCGAACATGCGGCCGACGCGGTCGAAGTCGTCGTCGTAGCCCTGGAAATGCTGGATTCGATCGAGGAGTCGCTGACGATCTACCAAGCCGGAAGCGAAATTTCGCGACTGAACCGAGACGGAGCGGCCGGCCCGGTCAAACTTTCACAATCGACGTTCGAATTGCTAGAGAAGTCGATTTTGTGGAGTCGCCGGACCAACGGGGCGTTCGATGTCACGGCCGGTCCGCTGGTCGAGGCCTGGGGATTCACCCGCCGTGCCGGAAGCAAGCCGACCGGTGAAGAGATTGAAACGGCACTGCGACGCGTGGGTTACGCAAACATCCTTTTGGACGCGGAAGCTCGGACCGCTCGATTTGCGGTCCCCGGCATGGCGATCAATTTGGGGGCGATCGGGAAAGGCGACGCGCTGGATCGATTGGCGGCACATTTGAAGAAATCCGGCGTGATGGACTTCTTGATTCACGGCGGGAACAGCAGCCTGATTGGGGCGGGCAACCAATCACTTGGCAATCCGCGCGGGTGGGCGGTTGGTTTGGCGCACCCGACCAAACCCCAGCGTCGCCTTGGTGGAATTTGGCTGAAGGACCAATCGTTGGCGACGAGTGGTTCCGGAAAGCAGTTCTTTCATCATCAAGGCCGACGGTATGGCCATGTGATCGATCCGCGAACGGGATACCCGGCCGGGAACTTGATGTCGCTAACCGTGCTGATGCCATCGGCTGCGGACGCGGATGCGGCGGCAACGGGATTGTTTGTCGCCGGCAGCGAATGGATTCGCAATCGTGTTGACGACGAAGACGACAACGATATCGAAGCGGATTCGCTTGACGAGTGCGAATCGGATCAAGATTGGACGCGGTCACCGATGATCCTGGCCGCGCAGGGCATTCGCCAGGACGAAGTCGATGTCGAAACGATGGGCACCATCGATTGGATTGACCCACCCAAGTCGATGAGTGCTTCGTCGCCACGTCTCGAGCAACGCAAAGGATGA
- a CDS encoding DNA-directed RNA polymerase subunit alpha C-terminal domain-containing protein: MTRIPLSRAEEESRLRRERLDLSIAEMGLSVRTTNCLEETGILTVRDLLNATPRRLLSISNFGEKTLDEVYAALEELGFYRPNREAARV; the protein is encoded by the coding sequence ATGACCCGCATTCCGCTTAGCCGCGCCGAAGAAGAATCACGATTGCGTCGCGAACGCTTGGACCTGAGCATTGCCGAAATGGGCTTGTCCGTTCGGACCACCAATTGCTTGGAAGAAACCGGCATCTTGACGGTTCGCGACTTGCTAAATGCAACGCCACGGCGTCTGTTGTCGATCAGTAACTTTGGCGAAAAGACTTTGGACGAAGTCTATGCGGCCTTGGAAGAATTGGGGTTCTATCGCCCCAATCGCGAAGCCGCCCGCGTATAG